One part of the Parabacteroides distasonis ATCC 8503 genome encodes these proteins:
- a CDS encoding eCIS core domain-containing protein, whose amino-acid sequence MNADRIQIQEGPSQVFQNRKGESTQLMEDNRVQSVLQAKMVETMQRDAMDEDDLQQGKFAVQRDVEDEDELLQGKFVAQRQTKNQTGIPDYVIQGMESSFGTDFSSVRVHPDSSKAPEVGALAYTQGTDIHFAPGQFKPDTSAGQQLLGHELTHVIQQAEGRVQPTTEVGGMAVNDDLSLEHEADVMGAKAASVL is encoded by the coding sequence ATGAATGCGGATCGGATACAGATTCAAGAAGGACCTTCGCAGGTCTTTCAAAACCGTAAAGGTGAATCAACACAATTGATGGAAGATAATCGGGTACAATCTGTCTTGCAGGCTAAAATGGTGGAAACTATGCAACGTGACGCGATGGATGAGGATGATTTGCAGCAAGGTAAGTTCGCCGTTCAGCGGGATGTGGAAGATGAGGATGAGCTTCTTCAAGGAAAATTTGTGGCCCAACGGCAAACGAAGAACCAGACAGGGATTCCGGATTATGTAATCCAAGGCATGGAGTCTTCCTTCGGGACGGATTTCTCTTCGGTACGTGTACACCCGGATTCATCGAAAGCGCCGGAGGTTGGGGCTTTGGCATATACGCAAGGTACGGATATCCATTTCGCCCCGGGACAATTCAAACCGGATACGTCTGCCGGACAGCAGCTATTGGGACATGAGTTGACACACGTCATCCAGCAAGCAGAGGGACGTGTGCAGCCTACTACCGAGGTAGGTGGAATGGCCGTTAACGATGATTTATCCTTGGAACACGAGGCGGATGTGATGGGCGCTAAAGCTGCTTCTGTCTTATGA
- a CDS encoding contractile injection system tape measure protein, giving the protein MDKESPEPLFSVWLNEERKAYRFGQFIITGRADEPLGDLFEYVRDLEKTNPKVLLDQLRQLKDIPSSGIRVEEPIEAARIFASLLLLVIREYGLAFPNQVSLIQYLTNVKENRTFGDAARLRLLLHECMLENMDAFTRTMDALLGTKPGKAPELPIRTAFPAIYPSNSKKMELLEELYTGATPALRLLVEEVIRLFRLNSFGLEENLWLGWLQALSGNVYRNYSKDGLLFLFWQRLRESVPEEELRKIETFIGRHITNLPELSVFIYQLKNNMNMNVLNGQLKDHGVSIDNAGLVIIAVYLPMLFNRLGYLSDDRRDFKSKECQVKAIFVSQCFVTDEKEIPESELFLNKVLTGYDNSPEPLPRSCDLTENELEIMEQLKKAVLMNWDKMRHTSWEGFQKTFIQRKGMLKMEEDNWMLTVEEKPFDILLDSLPWNFKLVKAPWMEKMLRVKWR; this is encoded by the coding sequence ATGGATAAGGAATCTCCCGAGCCTTTATTCTCTGTTTGGTTGAATGAGGAGAGGAAAGCCTATCGGTTCGGGCAATTTATAATCACGGGCCGTGCCGATGAACCGCTGGGCGATCTATTCGAGTACGTGAGGGACTTGGAGAAGACGAACCCGAAAGTCTTACTGGACCAATTACGGCAATTGAAGGATATTCCTTCATCCGGAATAAGGGTGGAAGAACCGATAGAGGCCGCTCGTATCTTCGCTTCCTTATTACTGCTTGTCATCCGTGAATACGGTCTGGCTTTTCCGAATCAGGTATCCTTGATCCAATACCTTACGAATGTAAAAGAGAATCGTACATTTGGAGATGCTGCTCGGCTGCGCTTGTTATTGCATGAGTGTATGTTGGAGAATATGGATGCGTTTACACGTACCATGGATGCTTTACTGGGCACGAAACCGGGGAAAGCGCCCGAGCTTCCCATCCGTACTGCTTTTCCCGCTATCTATCCGTCCAATTCCAAAAAAATGGAATTATTGGAGGAATTATATACAGGGGCGACTCCCGCTTTGCGCTTACTTGTAGAGGAGGTAATCCGCTTGTTTCGTCTCAATAGCTTCGGGTTGGAAGAGAACCTTTGGTTGGGGTGGTTACAGGCTCTTTCCGGCAACGTTTACCGGAATTATTCCAAGGATGGATTGTTGTTCCTCTTTTGGCAGCGTTTGAGGGAGTCTGTGCCAGAGGAGGAATTACGTAAGATCGAGACTTTTATAGGGCGACATATAACTAATTTACCTGAATTGTCAGTTTTTATATATCAACTTAAAAATAATATGAATATGAACGTTTTGAATGGCCAGTTAAAAGACCATGGCGTATCTATTGACAATGCGGGCCTAGTGATCATAGCCGTCTACCTGCCAATGCTTTTTAATCGGTTAGGCTACTTGAGTGATGACAGGCGTGACTTTAAATCGAAAGAATGCCAAGTGAAAGCTATTTTTGTGTCCCAATGTTTTGTGACGGATGAGAAGGAAATCCCGGAGTCAGAATTATTCTTAAACAAAGTCTTGACGGGCTATGACAACAGCCCGGAACCGCTTCCTCGCTCGTGTGATTTAACCGAGAATGAATTGGAGATCATGGAACAATTGAAGAAAGCGGTACTTATGAATTGGGACAAGATGAGGCATACAAGCTGGGAAGGTTTTCAAAAAACTTTTATCCAGAGAAAGGGAATGTTAAAAATGGAAGAGGATAATTGGATGCTAACGGTCGAGGAGAAGCCTTTTGACATCTTATTAGACTCGCTTCCTTGGAACTTCAAGCTCGTTAAAGCTCCATGGATGGAAAAAATGCTTAGAGTAAAGTGGCGGTAA
- a CDS encoding NPCBM/NEW2 domain-containing protein, with translation MNKLIFTAILSGFAGLYAMGQNEIRLMDMDLNKSYQTYGGAVKGKSVTNEPASIQGKTYDDVIGVQAKSHIKIDLHKNASRFQAQVGIADSHIDYTDKSLTVIPFVDGTKMYFDTRKNAKTFVGLEGKDGKVHPGSVLFILKGDDKELYNSGIVKLGDAPKTIDIPLNGIKILDLIVEPTDDGPSGDHALWITPQIEYMEIIPSIISTSYQGKGPEVSSGTEKKLLDKIKRLPQQGLPLENTSFDWLLQPSRSKAGIYATPDGKSILLSNGMVARMFRVLPNLSTLDIFNRMTGESMLRAVSSEGSLTIDGKRWELGGLAGQPERGYFQMEWVEQMTTRSGSFLIEDFRIEELQEDIKWARSRWALNKNVPTGKRLTFVLKGEKETEGVTVELHYDLYDHIPVIRKSMEVTNKTPQSIDIDAFQLEYLAFAEPESPGGGDPSKFRLPNIHIESDYACGGEFTERETDITEKWVADPEYTSQRNYPLLTPCILDVSPKLGPDYTLAAGQEFKSFSVYEMPFDSDDRERKGLFKRRFHYTVAPWATENPIFMHLTSSDPDVIRTAIDQCATVGYEMVIISFGSGLNAEDISEENIAKYKSLVDYARGKGVELGCYSLLSSRWISDEVDVINPKTGKRGGMRFGSAPCLCSDWGYEYFHHIRTFFERTGMRCFEHDGSYPGDVCASTHHTYHKGLEDSQWNQFHKITDLYRWMCENGIYINVPDFYFLNGSTKTGIGYREANWSLPRDRQIIHARQLNYDGTWDRMASACWSFVPLVEYQGGGEAATLEPLHEHLFEYKTHMMQNYGAGVQACYRGPRLYDTPETQAAVTEVIQWYKKYRDILNSDMIHLRRPDARDWDGFIHVNPHKKEKGLAMFFNPTHQEITRTIHIPLYYTGLTQTARIREKEQKPVTYKLNRDYTVELTVKIPANGYTWYVVEAAD, from the coding sequence ATGAATAAACTTATCTTTACAGCTATCCTTTCGGGATTTGCCGGTCTCTACGCCATGGGCCAGAACGAAATCCGGCTTATGGACATGGACCTAAATAAATCCTACCAAACCTACGGTGGCGCCGTCAAAGGGAAATCAGTTACCAACGAGCCCGCCTCCATACAAGGAAAAACGTATGATGACGTGATCGGGGTACAAGCCAAAAGCCATATCAAGATCGATTTACACAAGAATGCGTCACGCTTTCAAGCACAGGTCGGGATCGCCGACTCACATATCGATTATACAGATAAAAGCCTCACGGTTATCCCTTTTGTTGACGGAACGAAAATGTATTTCGATACCCGAAAAAACGCCAAGACATTTGTTGGTCTAGAAGGTAAAGACGGAAAGGTACATCCGGGCTCGGTCTTATTTATCTTGAAAGGAGATGACAAGGAGCTTTATAACAGCGGTATCGTCAAACTTGGCGACGCCCCGAAAACAATCGATATCCCCCTAAATGGCATAAAGATATTGGACCTTATCGTAGAGCCTACCGACGATGGCCCCAGCGGAGATCATGCCTTATGGATCACGCCCCAAATAGAGTATATGGAGATCATCCCCTCGATCATCTCCACAAGCTATCAAGGGAAAGGGCCGGAGGTATCATCCGGTACGGAGAAGAAATTACTTGATAAAATCAAGCGATTGCCCCAACAAGGGCTTCCTTTGGAAAACACCTCTTTCGACTGGCTTTTACAACCCTCACGATCCAAAGCCGGCATATATGCGACTCCCGATGGCAAAAGCATCTTATTGTCAAACGGAATGGTAGCACGTATGTTCCGTGTCTTGCCCAATCTCTCCACTCTAGATATCTTTAACCGGATGACCGGAGAAAGTATGCTTCGTGCCGTAAGTAGCGAAGGCAGTTTGACGATTGACGGGAAACGTTGGGAACTTGGCGGGCTGGCCGGCCAGCCCGAGCGCGGATACTTCCAGATGGAATGGGTCGAGCAGATGACTACCCGCTCCGGTTCTTTTCTCATTGAGGATTTCCGCATAGAGGAGCTGCAGGAAGATATCAAATGGGCCAGAAGCCGCTGGGCACTGAATAAGAACGTACCCACAGGGAAAAGACTGACTTTCGTATTGAAAGGAGAGAAAGAAACAGAAGGTGTCACCGTAGAACTCCATTACGACTTATACGATCATATCCCGGTTATCCGGAAAAGTATGGAGGTTACCAACAAGACCCCGCAGTCCATAGATATCGATGCCTTTCAATTGGAATATCTGGCATTCGCCGAACCGGAGTCTCCCGGCGGTGGAGATCCCTCCAAATTCAGGCTCCCGAACATACATATAGAAAGCGATTATGCTTGTGGCGGAGAGTTTACCGAGCGGGAAACCGATATCACGGAGAAATGGGTAGCCGATCCGGAATATACCTCCCAACGCAACTATCCTTTGCTCACGCCTTGCATATTAGACGTATCGCCCAAGCTAGGTCCCGATTATACCCTAGCGGCGGGCCAGGAGTTCAAGTCCTTCAGCGTATACGAGATGCCGTTCGACAGCGATGACCGGGAACGGAAGGGCTTGTTCAAACGACGCTTTCATTATACGGTAGCTCCATGGGCTACGGAGAATCCGATCTTCATGCACCTTACCTCTTCCGATCCGGATGTTATTCGTACCGCTATCGATCAATGCGCTACCGTGGGCTACGAGATGGTGATCATCAGCTTCGGGTCTGGATTGAACGCCGAGGATATCTCGGAAGAAAATATCGCCAAATATAAATCCTTGGTAGATTACGCCCGCGGCAAAGGTGTAGAGTTAGGATGTTACTCCCTCTTATCAAGCCGTTGGATCAGCGACGAGGTGGATGTTATCAATCCCAAGACGGGCAAACGGGGAGGCATGCGTTTCGGTAGCGCTCCCTGCCTGTGCAGCGATTGGGGATATGAGTATTTCCATCATATACGAACCTTCTTCGAGCGTACGGGCATGCGTTGCTTCGAGCACGACGGCTCCTATCCCGGCGACGTATGCGCCTCCACCCACCATACCTATCATAAAGGGCTGGAAGATTCCCAATGGAATCAGTTCCATAAGATAACCGATCTCTATCGTTGGATGTGCGAGAATGGCATTTATATCAATGTTCCCGATTTCTATTTCTTGAACGGGTCTACCAAGACAGGCATTGGTTACCGTGAAGCCAACTGGTCGCTTCCCCGGGACAGGCAGATCATCCATGCCCGCCAATTGAATTATGATGGTACATGGGATCGGATGGCTTCGGCATGCTGGAGCTTCGTTCCTCTCGTGGAGTATCAAGGAGGAGGAGAGGCCGCCACCTTGGAGCCCCTCCACGAACACTTGTTCGAATACAAAACACATATGATGCAAAATTACGGAGCTGGTGTCCAAGCTTGCTATCGAGGGCCACGCCTATATGATACCCCGGAAACCCAAGCGGCCGTAACCGAGGTTATTCAATGGTATAAGAAATACCGCGATATACTCAACAGCGATATGATCCACTTACGCCGGCCGGACGCACGAGACTGGGACGGGTTCATACACGTCAATCCTCACAAGAAGGAGAAAGGTCTAGCCATGTTCTTCAATCCGACCCATCAAGAGATCACCCGTACGATCCATATTCCACTCTATTATACCGGCCTGACACAAACAGCCCGCATCCGGGAAAAAGAGCAAAAGCCTGTCACCTACAAACTGAACCGGGACTATACGGTGGAGCTTACGGTTAAAATCCCTGCCAACGGATATACTTGGTATGTGGTTGAAGCAGCCGATTAG
- a CDS encoding glycoside hydrolase family 172 protein codes for MKKINVLLLAFLLLSFWANAQQYPFNGLDMNMGNLSRLSNAQSRSISPENFTGEKGKGAMADPVRDKDVRNKANAAGPAKDLGKGWKVNPFIIVKPGETVTIAEIDGPGAIQQIWMTPTGNWRFSILRMYWDDEKEPSVECPVGDFFASAFNEYAQLSSLAVCVNPGSAFNCYWKMPFRKKARITLENINNAEEMRLYYQINYTLTEVPEDEGYFHAQFRRSNPTQGSSHTLVDGIKGKGQYVGTYLAWRVNDNCWWGEGEIKFYMDGDKEYPTICGTGTEDYFCGSYNFENQKTHQYQEFTTPYAGMHQVIRPDGLYRAVTAFGLYRWHILDPVRFEKDLKVTIQDLGWRHDGRYNNQKSDISSTTFWYQAEPHAKFPALPSKDDLEIPRW; via the coding sequence ATGAAGAAGATCAATGTTTTGCTGTTAGCCTTTTTGCTGTTAAGTTTTTGGGCGAATGCCCAGCAGTATCCTTTTAACGGGTTGGATATGAATATGGGAAACCTTTCTCGTTTGTCGAATGCGCAGAGTCGTTCGATCAGTCCGGAGAATTTTACGGGGGAGAAAGGGAAAGGAGCGATGGCTGATCCCGTGAGAGATAAGGATGTCCGGAATAAGGCGAATGCGGCCGGCCCAGCGAAAGATTTGGGGAAAGGCTGGAAAGTAAATCCTTTTATTATCGTGAAACCGGGGGAGACAGTTACCATCGCGGAGATTGATGGCCCGGGGGCTATCCAGCAGATATGGATGACTCCCACTGGCAACTGGCGATTCTCGATACTCCGTATGTATTGGGACGACGAGAAAGAGCCTTCGGTTGAATGTCCGGTCGGGGATTTCTTCGCCAGTGCTTTTAATGAGTATGCCCAACTATCTTCGTTAGCGGTCTGTGTAAACCCCGGGAGCGCTTTCAATTGCTACTGGAAGATGCCGTTCCGTAAGAAAGCACGCATAACATTGGAGAATATTAACAATGCGGAAGAGATGCGTTTGTATTACCAAATTAATTATACCTTGACGGAAGTGCCGGAGGATGAGGGATATTTCCATGCACAGTTCCGTCGTTCCAACCCGACACAAGGCTCTAGCCATACGTTGGTGGATGGAATCAAGGGAAAGGGACAATATGTTGGAACTTATTTGGCTTGGCGTGTCAATGATAACTGTTGGTGGGGTGAAGGAGAGATCAAGTTCTATATGGATGGCGACAAGGAATACCCGACAATCTGTGGAACAGGTACGGAGGATTATTTCTGCGGTTCGTATAACTTCGAGAATCAGAAAACACATCAGTACCAAGAATTCACCACTCCTTATGCGGGAATGCACCAAGTGATCCGTCCGGATGGCCTATATCGGGCTGTTACGGCGTTCGGCTTGTATCGCTGGCATATCTTGGACCCGGTTCGTTTTGAAAAGGATCTGAAGGTTACGATTCAAGATTTGGGTTGGCGGCACGACGGTAGGTATAATAACCAGAAGTCGGATATCTCATCGACTACTTTCTGGTATCAGGCGGAACCACACGCTAAATTCCCGGCATTACCCAGTAAGGATGATTTGGAGATTCCGAGATGGTAA
- a CDS encoding contractile injection system tape measure protein: protein MITIGTLKLDLVADREPFVHDLYGRWDTFNRTSLEGIVDEILSRYDTEDELIRIESLDLDLGELEEDEFYEQFPRRLAERLDETFASYLRSKEEHPDRIAVVPIRQSWLEVFTYYMSHGYWPWLEEERLTLPELLDKLVRTSSIELSHFLREKGKALTIRKRLVFQLDDIYQERLVHVVVPSESSFINAYARFLQDSYPEIKRPEIGKNDYRNAIWIILWGYLLSQDQGYFNRKQMVTYALRELSGYYSIYFVDLLGMLTYDLDKFASTRLFMPELLSLLKDIRLETLSEKEFTKNFSLFSLEELKALLVRREKSLTFLSGYNEEQIYLIVEQVIPAESPFVIDYARALDKEKELGMLEGKAGNDFRVLKWVFIFEVILGRSGSVYSRHQFAFSVLKELAAHYNLTVMELLGYFYRTLASGLLTAYPAVRELIIALYLNAIDDSPAGISVYYPEDLKDRLACAVALSVSCARSKSIRWSSKPFRWKAISLYGMPRRWIRGKSKGVWKEGWVTSSGC, encoded by the coding sequence ATGATAACAATAGGCACCTTAAAACTAGATTTAGTTGCGGATCGGGAACCTTTCGTTCATGATTTATATGGTCGTTGGGATACCTTTAACCGAACCTCTTTAGAAGGGATCGTGGATGAGATTTTAAGCCGTTATGATACGGAAGATGAGTTGATCCGGATCGAGAGTTTAGATTTGGATCTAGGTGAGCTAGAAGAAGATGAATTCTATGAGCAATTCCCCCGTAGACTGGCGGAGAGACTGGACGAGACTTTCGCTTCTTATTTGCGAAGTAAAGAAGAGCATCCAGACCGAATAGCAGTTGTTCCCATCAGGCAATCTTGGCTGGAAGTATTTACCTATTATATGTCGCACGGGTATTGGCCTTGGCTGGAAGAGGAGCGACTCACCTTACCGGAGCTTCTGGATAAATTAGTACGAACATCTTCGATAGAATTAAGTCATTTCCTGCGTGAGAAGGGAAAGGCGCTTACCATTCGTAAACGTCTAGTCTTTCAATTGGATGATATCTATCAAGAACGTTTGGTACATGTGGTGGTACCCTCGGAAAGCTCGTTTATAAACGCTTATGCCCGTTTCTTGCAAGACTCTTATCCCGAGATAAAGCGTCCGGAGATAGGGAAGAATGATTACAGAAACGCTATCTGGATAATCCTATGGGGATATTTATTATCTCAGGATCAAGGCTATTTCAACCGGAAACAAATGGTGACGTACGCACTGCGGGAATTATCCGGCTATTATTCCATTTATTTTGTGGATTTACTGGGGATGCTGACGTATGATTTAGATAAGTTCGCCTCTACCCGCTTGTTCATGCCCGAGTTACTGTCGCTTTTGAAGGATATCCGGCTAGAGACATTATCGGAAAAGGAATTCACTAAAAATTTCTCTCTTTTTTCTCTGGAAGAATTGAAGGCTTTGCTCGTGCGGCGGGAGAAGAGCTTGACTTTCTTATCCGGGTATAATGAGGAACAGATTTACCTGATCGTGGAACAGGTGATCCCTGCGGAGAGTCCGTTTGTCATCGACTATGCGAGAGCGTTGGATAAGGAGAAGGAATTGGGCATGCTCGAAGGGAAAGCCGGGAATGATTTCCGGGTGCTGAAATGGGTGTTTATCTTCGAGGTTATTCTCGGTAGAAGTGGAAGCGTATATTCCCGCCATCAGTTCGCTTTCTCCGTGTTAAAGGAGTTGGCGGCGCATTATAATCTGACGGTGATGGAGTTGTTGGGATATTTTTACCGTACCTTGGCTAGTGGACTGCTAACGGCTTATCCAGCCGTTCGGGAATTGATCATTGCTTTGTACTTGAATGCTATCGATGATTCTCCCGCCGGTATATCCGTTTATTACCCGGAAGATTTGAAAGATCGGTTGGCTTGTGCCGTTGCTTTATCCGTTTCTTGCGCGAGGAGCAAATCTATTCGGTGGTCGAGCAAACCGTTCCGGTGGAAAGCCATTTCATTATACGGTATGCCCAGACGCTGGATAAGGGGAAAGAGCAAGGGCGTTTGGAAAGAAGGGTGGGTGACGAGTTCCGGCTGTTGA
- a CDS encoding 3-keto-disaccharide hydrolase, whose protein sequence is MESVMKKTAATSLLASCAVSLALFSSCASQEQNTLTPEEIADGWVLLFDGKTLDGWKDYNGTTLTQPWHVVDGCIQAKGDGSDASGYIVTDKEYENFELSWDWKLSKGGNSGMLYHVVERPQYAVPYVTGPEYQLIDEPNFPEPLEEWQKLGVDYAMHLPDKSKMKVNPQGEWNNSKIVFDNGHVEHWLNGQKIVEFEAWTDDWHAKKNSGKWANAPEYGLAKKGVLCLQDHGYPASFRNLKIKELPRKTGKEVNLFNGVDLTGWEPYGTEKWYVKDGLLVCESGPDKQYGYLATRDYYDDFDLTVEFKQEADGNSGVFIRSFVEEGVKVNGWQVEVAPKGHDTGGIYESYGRGWLVQIPDEKENILKEGDWNTMRIKVQGDNVQTWLNGQEMVNLNDEKIGAGKGRIALQIHDGGGIKVLWRNLKLTTL, encoded by the coding sequence ATGGAATCTGTAATGAAAAAAACAGCCGCCACAAGCTTGTTAGCCTCTTGTGCGGTATCGCTGGCCTTGTTTTCCTCTTGTGCCAGTCAAGAACAAAACACACTTACTCCCGAGGAAATCGCTGACGGATGGGTCCTGCTTTTTGATGGAAAGACATTGGATGGTTGGAAAGATTACAACGGGACTACATTGACACAGCCTTGGCATGTAGTGGATGGTTGTATCCAAGCCAAAGGTGATGGCAGCGACGCTAGTGGCTACATCGTAACCGATAAAGAGTATGAGAACTTCGAGCTTTCTTGGGACTGGAAATTGTCCAAGGGGGGCAATAGCGGTATGTTGTACCACGTGGTAGAGCGTCCCCAATACGCTGTTCCTTACGTAACAGGGCCGGAGTATCAATTGATCGACGAGCCGAACTTCCCGGAGCCATTGGAAGAGTGGCAGAAATTAGGCGTAGATTACGCGATGCACTTGCCGGATAAATCCAAGATGAAGGTGAATCCGCAAGGCGAATGGAACAACTCCAAGATCGTATTCGATAACGGACATGTGGAACATTGGTTGAACGGACAAAAGATCGTTGAGTTCGAGGCATGGACAGACGATTGGCACGCTAAGAAAAATAGCGGTAAATGGGCCAACGCACCGGAATACGGATTGGCGAAAAAAGGTGTGCTTTGTTTGCAAGATCATGGTTATCCCGCATCTTTCCGTAACTTGAAGATCAAGGAACTTCCCCGTAAGACCGGTAAGGAAGTGAACTTGTTCAACGGCGTGGATTTGACGGGATGGGAACCATACGGTACGGAGAAATGGTACGTAAAAGACGGCTTATTGGTTTGCGAAAGCGGTCCCGACAAACAATACGGTTATCTCGCTACCCGTGATTATTACGATGATTTCGATCTAACCGTAGAGTTCAAGCAAGAGGCTGACGGAAACTCCGGCGTATTCATCCGCTCTTTCGTAGAGGAAGGCGTGAAAGTAAACGGCTGGCAGGTAGAAGTAGCTCCGAAGGGTCACGATACAGGTGGTATCTATGAGTCGTACGGACGTGGCTGGCTGGTTCAGATTCCGGACGAGAAAGAGAATATATTGAAAGAGGGCGATTGGAACACGATGCGTATCAAGGTACAAGGCGACAACGTACAGACTTGGCTGAACGGACAGGAAATGGTAAACTTGAATGACGAGAAGATCGGAGCCGGCAAAGGCCGCATCGCCCTTCAGATTCACGACGGTGGAGGCATCAAGGTTCTTTGGCGTAATTTAAAACTTACGACATTATAA
- a CDS encoding ATP-binding protein, protein MNEWIDWFQRVLDVSIRLYFRQECDLSSVYDIALPKAGPLWKALLPEQVDPTFDEWMVLMLALMPHLSPQVLDIFFVHNKNFDRPYTEFGGWKGLSHGGFLPTGETAVFLLAGDRVERRLEVVRLFREEHWFHMYHVVGLEGAGNGEPFLSGQLRISEDFLYRLSFEGEYKPDYNMGFPAKRISTTLNWEDAVLPYYVREELEEINNWITGHRVILSDWGLSRFLKAGYRTLFYGPPGTGKTLCATLIGKKNGMDVYRIDLSMIVSKYIGETEKNLANVFDQAENRNWILFFDEADALFGKRTSTNTSNDRHSNQEIAYLLQRIEDFPGTVVLATNLKSNIDEAFSRRFQSIIYFPMPDQDLREELWRRMLPSSWLPADADKMIRMAATYELSGGSISNVIRRCALRLLKQDTPRLDSDILSMAIRRELNKEGRW, encoded by the coding sequence ATGAACGAGTGGATCGATTGGTTCCAGCGGGTATTGGATGTCTCTATTCGTTTGTATTTCCGGCAGGAGTGCGATTTATCTTCCGTCTATGATATCGCACTCCCGAAGGCAGGACCGCTTTGGAAGGCGTTGTTGCCGGAACAGGTCGATCCTACTTTCGATGAGTGGATGGTGTTGATGTTGGCCTTAATGCCTCATCTTTCTCCGCAGGTGTTGGATATTTTCTTTGTGCATAATAAGAATTTTGACCGTCCTTATACGGAATTTGGCGGTTGGAAAGGACTATCGCACGGAGGATTCTTGCCAACGGGCGAGACGGCCGTTTTCCTGTTGGCGGGCGATCGTGTGGAACGCCGTCTGGAAGTGGTTCGTCTATTTCGTGAGGAGCATTGGTTCCATATGTATCACGTCGTTGGCTTGGAAGGAGCCGGGAATGGTGAACCGTTCTTGAGCGGACAACTGCGTATATCGGAGGATTTCTTGTACCGTTTATCTTTTGAGGGAGAATATAAGCCGGACTATAATATGGGTTTTCCGGCCAAACGGATTAGTACGACTTTGAATTGGGAAGATGCCGTATTGCCTTATTATGTGCGTGAGGAGTTGGAAGAGATAAATAATTGGATTACGGGTCATCGAGTCATCCTTTCGGACTGGGGATTGAGTCGTTTTTTGAAGGCCGGTTACCGCACTTTGTTTTATGGCCCGCCGGGAACGGGTAAGACGCTTTGCGCGACCTTGATCGGCAAGAAGAACGGGATGGATGTATATCGTATCGATCTTTCCATGATTGTCTCCAAATATATCGGCGAGACTGAAAAGAACCTTGCGAATGTATTCGACCAAGCGGAAAACCGGAATTGGATTCTCTTTTTCGATGAGGCGGATGCCTTATTCGGTAAACGAACCTCGACGAACACTTCTAATGATCGCCATTCGAATCAAGAGATCGCTTATTTGCTGCAACGGATCGAGGATTTCCCGGGAACCGTTGTTTTGGCCACAAACTTAAAGAGTAATATTGATGAAGCTTTCTCCCGTCGTTTCCAGTCTATTATCTATTTCCCAATGCCGGATCAAGACTTACGTGAGGAATTATGGCGTAGAATGCTTCCCTCTTCTTGGCTACCTGCGGATGCGGACAAAATGATTCGTATGGCAGCTACTTATGAGTTATCGGGTGGCTCCATCTCGAATGTGATCCGGCGTTGTGCCCTTCGGTTGCTAAAGCAAGACACTCCCCGGCTAGATTCCGATATCTTATCTATGGCGATCCGCCGGGAATTGAATAAAGAGGGCCGGTGGTGA